The Rhododendron vialii isolate Sample 1 chromosome 8a, ASM3025357v1 genome has a window encoding:
- the LOC131336493 gene encoding cyclin-dependent kinase D-3 codes for MSEVDHLLSKKVADRYLKREVLGEGTYGVVYKAIDTKTGQTVAIKKIRLGKQKEGVNFTALREIKLLKELKDSNIIELIDAFPHKGNLHLVFEFMETDLEAVIRDRNIVLSPADIKSYLQMTLKGLAFCHKKWVLHRDMKPNNLLIGPRGQLKLADFGLARIFGSPDRRFTHQVFARWYRAPELLFGAKAYGPAVDVWAAACIFAELLLRRPFLQGNSDIDQLGKIFAAFGTPKLSQWPDMQYLPDYVEYQHVPGQPLRQLFPMASDDALDLLSKMFMYDPKARISAQQALEHRYFSSGPPPTEPALLPRPPPKRDSLNSKVSDFNQREGPFVLSPPRKSRRVMPHREGIDGHTYQVDKVDDHVDEIKPAAGERSEHVPMSLDFSVFGARPPSRPTINSVDRSHLKRKLDLEFQLPEEE; via the exons ATGTCTGAAGTAGATCACTTACTGTCAAAGAAGGTCGCCGATCGGTACCTGAAGCGTGAAGTCCTCGGCGAAGGCACTTATGGAGTTGTCTATAAGGCCATCGACACTAAG ACGGGACAAACAGTTGCAATTAAGAAAATCCGGCTTGGAAAACAGAAGGAAGGAGTCAATTTCACAGCTCTAAGAGAGATTAAATTGCTGAAGGAGTTGAAGGATTCCAATATAATTGAGCTGATAGATGCATTCCCGCATAAAGGGAACTTGCATCTTGTGTTCGAGTTCATGGAGACAGATCTAGAAGCTGTCATTCGGGATAGAAATATTGTCCTTTCACCTGCTGACATAAAATCATACCTTCAAATGACTTTGAAGGGACTCGCTTTCTGCCACAAGAAATGGGTCTTGCATAG GGATATGAAACCAAACAATTTGTTGATAGGGCCTCGAGGACAGCTAAAACTTGCGGATTTTGGTTTAGCTCGTATATTTGGGAGCCCAGATCGTCGGTTCACTCACCAG GTCTTTGCTCGATGGTATAGGGCGCCTGAGCTGCTGTTTGGTGCCAAGGCTTATGGTCCTGCTGTAGATGTTTGGGCTGCCGCTTGTATATTTGCTGAACTCCTTCTACGCCGGCCTTTTCTTCAG GGTAATAGTGACATTGATCAACTGGGGAAAATATTCGCTGCTTTTGGCACTCCAAAGCTCTCTCAGTGGCCTGATATGCAATACCTACCTGACTACGTGGAATACCAACATGTCCCCGGACAACCTCTTCGTCAATTATTTCCAATGGCTAGTGATGATGCTTTAGATCTATTGTCAAAGATGTTCATGTATGACCCCAAAGCTAGAATTTCTGCACAGCAGGCATTAGAGCATAG GTACTTCTCATCTGGACCACCTCCTACAGAACCAGCTTTGCTCCCAAGACCTCCCCCAAAGAGGGATTCCCTAAATTCAAAGGTTTCAGATTTCAATCAGCGGGAGGGTCCTTTTGTATTGTCCCCTCCAAGAAAGTCGAGAAGAGTGATGCCACATCGCGAGGGAATTGATGGACATACATACCAAGTTGATAAAGTTGACGATCATGTAGATGAAATCAAACCAGCAGCCGGTGAAAGGAGTGAACATGTACCGATGTCACTAGATTTTTCTGTCTTTGGAGCACGACCTCCTAGTAGGCCGACAATTAACAG TGTTGACAGATCACACCTAAAGAGGAAACTGGATCTTGAGTTTCAACTTCCTGAAGAAGAATAG